One window of Prionailurus bengalensis isolate Pbe53 chromosome B1, Fcat_Pben_1.1_paternal_pri, whole genome shotgun sequence genomic DNA carries:
- the CCNG2 gene encoding cyclin-G2: MKDLGAEYLAGREGVQLFGLLNLYLEQEQRFQPREKGLSLIEATPEDDNTLCPRLRNAKVEDLRSLTNFFGSCTETFVLAVNILDRFLALMKVKPKHLSCIGVCCFLLAARIVEEECNIPSTHDVIRISQCKCTASDIKRMEKIISEKLHYELEATTALNFLHLYHTIVLCHTSERKEILSLDKLEAQLKACNCRLTFSKAKPSVLALCLLNLEVETLKSIELLEILLLVKKHSKVNDTEFIYWRELVSKCLAEYSSPECCKPDLKKLVWIVSRRTAQNLHNSYYSVPELPTIPEGGCFDESESEDSCEDMSCEESLSSSPSSDQECTFFFNFKVAQTLCFPS; encoded by the exons ATGAAGGATTTAGGGGCAGAGTATTTGGCGGGTCGTGAAGGGGTCCAGCTCTTCGGATTGTTGAACCTCTATTTAGAACAGGAACAGAGATTCCAACCTCGAGAAAAAGGGCTGAGCTTGATCGAGGCTACACCGGAG GATGATAACACTTTGTGTCCAAGATTGAGAAATGCCAAAGTAGAAGATTTAAGGAGTTTAACCAACTTTTTTGGATCTTGCACTGAAACTTTTGTCCTGGCTGTCAATATTTTGGACAGATTCTTGGCTCTTATGAAG GTGAAACCTAAACATTTGTCTTGCATTGGAGTCTGTTGTTTTTTGCTGGCTGCTAGAATAGTTGAAGAAGAATGCAATATTCCATCCACTCATGACGTAATCCGGATCAGTCAATGTAAATGTACTGCTTCTGACATAAAACggatggaaaaaataatttcagaaaaattgcACTATGAATTGGAAGCTACTACTGCCTTAAACTTTTTGCACTTATACCATACTATCGTACTGTGTCATACATCAGAAAG GAAAGAAATACTGAGTCTAGATAAATTAGAAGCTCAACTGAAAGCTTGCAACTGCCGACTTAccttttcaaaagcaaaa ccatctGTGTTAGCTTTGTGCCTTCTCAATTTGGAAGTAGAAACTTTGAAATCCATTGAATTACTGGAAATTCTTCTGCTTGTTAAAAAACATTCCAAG gttaATGACACCGAGTTCATTTACTGGAGGGAGTTGGTTTCTAAATGCTTAGCTGAATATTCTTCTCCTGAATGTTGCAAACCAGATCTTAAGAAACTGGTTTGGATTGTTTCAAGGCGCACAGCCCAGAACCTCCACAACAGCTACTATAGTGTTCCTGAGCTGCCAACAATACCAGAAGGGGGTTGTTTTGATGAAAGTGAAAG TGAGGACTCTTGTGAAGATATGAGTTGTGAAGAGAGTCTCAGCAGCTCTCCTTCCAGCGATCAAGAGTGCACTTTCTTTTTCAACTTCAAAGTGGCACAGACATTGTGCTTTCCATCTTAG